The following proteins come from a genomic window of Schistocerca cancellata isolate TAMUIC-IGC-003103 chromosome 10, iqSchCanc2.1, whole genome shotgun sequence:
- the LOC126106147 gene encoding piggyBac transposable element-derived protein 4-like: MSRRGLRDEEIERLLCEIPSDEDSTVDTTDDESDYEASIVAEAIVSSEGEVSESEEESESTPPKRAADTAPTWGQQFNATSGMQFDSESGPSAFIRDIDDPEPIDIFEKIFPKELVELIVFQTNLYATQSGKSFTPTTDNEIRTFLGINILMGIKRMPAYRDYWSSAPELHDRYIASLMAVNRFGWLLRNIHLNDNTLHPEKGHPGYDKLYKLRPVIKILSESFSKCYQPSKHLAIDESMIKFKGRNSMKQYMRDKPIKRGYKVWMLCDKTSYNLKFDIYTGKVGDTVQTGLGEHVVLSLSSELVNKGHYLYFDNYFNSYNLLAGLQQRNIYACGTVQPTRKHLPKLKTDKELSRGEFDWRVSNCGILYLKWKDKRAVHLLSNFHSPEVTTVTRRERDGSRIELPCPQAVMDYNAHMNNVDKFDQLKKSYEISRRNYTNSRAARRRKAPREGDIRGPSPARRPRSGCVQRVRGVRTHAAAAAAAAAAARAPRPCPPPISATCWPAGRPRAASRAPDVTLRPSLQLAPSLTSHYGGDGRAGAAEAEAAGCG; encoded by the exons atgtcaagaagaggcttacgagatgaagaaatcgaacgattattgtgtgaaattccatcagacgaggattccactgttgacaccacagatgacgaatctgattatgaagcaagcattgttgcggaggctattgtgtcgtctgaaggcgaagtttcagagagcgaggaagaaagtgagtccactccgccaaaacgcgctgctgacacagcgccaacttggggacaacaattcaatgctacctcaggaatgcagttcgacagtgaatcaggaccaagtgcttttattagggacattgatgatccagaacctatcgatatattcgaaaaaatatttccaaaagagctagttgagctaatcgttttccaaacaaatttatatgcgacgcaatctggcaagtctttcactccaacaactgacaatgaaatacgaactttcctgggaatcaacattttgatgggtataaagcgtatgccagcatacagagactactggtctagtgccccagaacttcatgatcgttatattgcatctctgatggcagtaaatcggtttggatggttactgaggaacattcatctgaatgataacacattgcatccagaaaaaggacacccaggttatgacaaactgtacaagctgcgaccagtgatcaagatactatctgaatctttttccaagtgttaccaacccagcaaacacctagcaattgatgagtcaatgatcaaattcaaaggccgcaacagtatgaaacaatacatgagagataaacccataaagcgtggttacaaagtgtggatgctgtgtgacaagacctcttacaacttgaaatttgatatttacaccggaaaagtaggtgacacagtgcaaacaggccttggggagcatgtagtgctgagtttgtcctctgaactcgtaaataaaggccattatctttatttcgacaactatttcaatagctataacttgttggctggtttacagcagagaaacatatatgcctgtgggacagttcaaccaacaaggaaacatttacccaaattaaaaacagacaaagaattaagcagaggtgaatttgactggagggtcagcaactgtggcatcctctacttgaagtggaaagataagagagctgttcatctcctttcaaattttcacagtcctgaagttactacagtgactcgccgtgaaagagatggttcacgcatagagctaccttgtcctcaagcagtgatggattacaatgcacacatgaacaatgtcgacaagttcgaccaactgaaaaaatcatatgaaataagccggagaa ATTATACTAATTCCCGAGCGGCGCGGCGGAGAAAAGCCCCGCGGGAGGGCGACATTCGCGGCCCCTCCCCCGCCCGCCGCCCCCGCAGCGGGTGCGTGCAGCGCGTGCGGGGCGTGAGGACgcatgccgccgccgccgccgccgccgccgccgccgcccgcgcaCCTCGGCCCTGCCCGCCTCCAATTAGCGCGACGTGCTGGCCGGCCGGCCGCCCCCGCGCCGCGTCACGCGCGCCAGACGTGACTTTGCGGCCGTCTCTCCAGTTGGCGCCCTCGTTAACGAGCCATTACGGCGGCGACGGCcgagcgggggcggcggaggcggaggcggcaggGTGTGGGTGA